In Prionailurus viverrinus isolate Anna unplaced genomic scaffold, UM_Priviv_1.0 scaffold_60, whole genome shotgun sequence, one genomic interval encodes:
- the ARHGAP45 gene encoding rho GTPase-activating protein 45 isoform X3, producing the protein MLGRRGTHASYSPHRAGLHGPRRKGRDPGVQLTELPRKDGADVSLGPSLEPPGAASNAKATGTLKRPTSLSRHASAAGFPLSGSSTWTLGRGHRSPLTTTSPAELPPEGPCPDTVEDISHLLADVGRFAEGLEKLKECVLHEDLLEARRPLAHECLGEALRVMRQIISRFPLLNTVETLTAAGTLIAKIRAFHYECNSESDKREFEKALETIAVSFSSTVSEFLMGEVDSSTLLSVPPGDPSQTMESLYSQGSEGSTPSTDDCDGCLPPEEVDMLLQRCEGGVDAALLYAKNMAKYMKDLIGYLEKRTMLEMDFAKGLQKIVHSCRQSVMQEPHMPLLSIYSLALEQELEFGHNMVQAVGTLQNQTFIQPLSLRRLEHEKRRKEIKESWHRAQRKLQEAESNLRKAKQGYGQRCEDHSKARFLAAKAEEEQAGTGPGAAASKTLDKRRRLEEEAKNKAEEAMATYRTCVADAKTQKQELEDAKVTVLRQIQEVIRQSDQTIKSATISYYQMMHMQTAPLPVHFQMLCESSKLYDPGQQYASHVCQLQRGDEPDVRYDFEPYVSTNTWSPVMRTRKGSLNVSDAVGTEAAGGPEEESGPTEGALAKDRRGGRGHQVHKSWPSSTADSDGSLDPGPGSGDFKKLQRMSSGEELADQDGSAESSAFEQADLNGMAPELPVAVPSGPFRHVGLSKAARTHRLRKLRTPAKCRECNSYVYFQGAECEECCLACHKKCLETLAIQCGHKKLQGRLQLFGQDFGQAARGTPDGVPFIVKKCICEIERRALHTKGIYRVNGVKTRVEKLCQDFENGKELVELSQASPHDVSNVLKLYLRQLPEPLISFRLYHELVGLAKDSLKAEAEAKAASRGRPDAAESEAAAVAMAGRLRERLQGLPPENRATLRYLLRHLRRIVEVEQDNKMTPGNLGIVFGPTLLRPRPTEATVSLSSLVDYPHQARIVETLIAHYDLVFEEEPEEDADDRRAEDGVQAPCPEAGAGAALPLREEAADGGPESQVASNDSDSEGEEASELPSPAGRGAYRLSFLEKQGSEASVEEAQGSGSGSEEQLGAGAGEGLAEQLSEFNTNQCNNVAEVGLPVTWLHGGQIAAGTGHERQPEFV; encoded by the exons TCACG GAGCTGCCCAGGAAAGACGGGGCTGATGTGTCCCTCGGACCCAGCCTGGAGCCACCAGGCGCAGCCTCAAATGCCAAGGCCACGGGTACACTCAAGCGGCCCACCAGCCTGAGCCGCCATGCCAGCGCTGCTGGCTTCCCGCTGTCCGGATCCAGCACCTGGACGCTAGGCCGGGGCCACCGCAGCCCTCTGACCACCACCAGCCCTGCCGAGCTGCCCCCCGAGGGGCCGTGCCCCGACACCGTGGAGGACATCTCCCACCTGCTGGCCGACGTGGGCCGCTTTGCCGAAGGCTTGGAGAAGCTCAAGGAGTGCGTTCTGCATGAGG ACCTGCTGGAGGCCCGCCGGCCCCTGGCCCACGAGTGCCTGGGGGAGGCCCTTCGTGTGATGCGACAGATCATCTCCAGGTTCCCGCTGCTCAACACCGTGGAGACGCTCACTGCCGCGGGCACCCTCATTGCCAAGATCAGAG CCTTCCATTACGAGTGCAACAGTGAGTCTGACAAGCGGGAGTTTGAGAAGGCCCTGGAGACCATCGCTGTCTCCTTCAGTAGCAC cGTGTCCGAGTTCCTCATGGGGGAAGTGGACAGCAGCACCCTCCTGTCGGTGCCCCCTGGGGACCCCAGCCAG ACCATGGAGAGCCTGTACTCGCAGGGGAGCGAGGGCTCCACCCCCAGCACCGACGACTGTGACG GCTGCCTGCCCCCCGAGGAGGTGGACATGTTGCTGCAGCGCTGCGAAGGCGGTGTGGATGCCGCGCTGCTGTATGCCAAGAACATGGCCAAGTACATGAAGGACCTCATCGGCTACCTGGAGAAGCGGACGATGCTGG AGATGGACTTCGCCAAAGGCCTGCAGAAGATCGTGCATAGCTGCAGACAGAGCGTCATGCAGGAG CCGCACATGCCCCTGCTGTCCATCTACTCCCTGGCCCTAGAGCAGGAGCTGGAGTTCGGCCACAACATGGTGCAGGCGGTGGGCACGCTGCAGAACCAGACCTTCATCCAG cccctgagCCTGAGGCGGCTTGAGCATGAGAAGCGCAGGAAGGAGATTAAGGAGTCATGGCACCGTGCCCAGAGGAAGCTG CAAGAGGCCGAGTCCAACCTCCGCAAGGCCAAGCAGGGCTACGGGCAGCGCTGTGAGGACCACAGCAAGGCCCGCTTCCTGGCGGCCAAGGCCGAGGAGGAGCAGGCAGGCACGGGGCCCGGGGCCGCGGCCTCCAAGACCCTGGACAAGCGGAGGCGTCTGGAGGAGGAGGCCAAGAACAAG GCGGAGGAGGCCATGGCCACTTACCGCACGTGTGTGGCCGATGCCAAGACGCAGAAGCAGGAGCTGGAGGACGCCAAGGTGACGGTGCTGCGGCAGATCCAGGAGGTCATTCGGCAGAGCGACCAGACCATCAAGTCG GCCACCATCTCCTACTACCAGATGATGCACATGCAGACGGCCCCGCTGCCCGTGCACTTCCAGATGCTGTGCGAGAGCAGCAAGCTGTACGACCCCGGCCAGCAGTACGCCTCCCACGTGTGCCAGCTGCAGCGGGGCGATGAGCCGGACGTGCGCTACGACTTCGAGCCCTACGTCTCCACCAACACCTG GTCTCCGGTCATGCGCACCCGGAAGGGTAGCCTCAACGTCAGCGACGCCGTGGGGACAGAGGCCGCTGGCGGTCCCGAGGAGGAGAGCGGGCCCACCGAGGGGGCGCTGGCCAAGGACCGCAGGG GTGGGCGTGGCCACCAGGTGCACAAGTCGTGGCCCAGCAGCACCGCGGACTCCGACGGCAGCCTGGACCCCGGCCCTGGCTCAG GGGACTTCAAGAAGCTGCAGCGGATGTCATCCGGCGAGGAGCTGGCGGACCAGGACGGCAGCGCAGAGTCATCAGCCTTCGAGCAGG CCGACCTCAACGGCATGGCCCCCGAGCTGCCGGTGGCCGTGCCCAGCGGGCCCTTCCGCCACGTGGGGCTGTCCAAGGCGGCGCGAACGCACCGGCTGCGGAAGCTGCGCACGCCAGCCAAGTGCAGGGAGTGCAACAGCTACGTCTACTTCCAGGGCGCCGAGTGCGAGGAG TGCTGCCTGGCCTGCCACAAGAAGTGCCTGGAGACGCTGGCCATCCAGTGCGGCCACAAGAAGCTCCAAGGCCGCCTGCAGCTCTTCGGCCAGGACTTCGGCCAGGCGGCCCGTGGCACGCCCGACGGCGTGCCCTTCATCGTCAAGAAGTGCATCTGTGAGATCGAGCGGCGGGCGCTGCACACCAAG GGCATCTACCGTGTCAACGGGGTGAAAACGCGCGTGGAGAAGCTGTGCCAGGACTTCGAGAACGGCAAGGAGCTGGTGGAACTGTCCCAGGCCTCGCCCCACGACGTCAGCAACGTCCTCAAACTCTACCTGCGCCAG CTGCCCGAACCGCTCATCTCCTTCCGCCTCTACCACGAGCTCGTGGGGCTGGCCAAGGACAGTCTGAAGGCGGAGGCCGAGGCCAAGGCGGCGTCACGGGGCCGGCCCGACGCCGCCGAGAGCGAGGCTGCAGCCGTGGCCATGGCGGGCCGGCTGCGGGAGCGCCTGCAGGGCCTGCCGCCCGAGAACAGGGCCACACTGCGGTACCTGCTGCGACACCTGCGCAG GATCGTGGAGGTGGAGCAGGACAACAAGATGACCCCGGGGAACCTGGGCATCGTGTTTGGACCCACGCTGCTGCGGCCAAGGCCCACCGAGGCCACCGTGTCCCTGTCCTCCCTGGTGGACTACCCCCACCAGGCCCGCATCGTGGAGACCCTCATCGCCCACTACGACCTGGTCTTCGAGGAGGAGCCCGAG GAGGACGCAGATGACCGGCGGGCTGAGGATGGGGTGCAGGCGCCATGCCCGGAGGCGGGTGCAGGGGCTGCCCTCCCGCTGCGGGAGGAGGCGGCAGACGGGGGTCCAG AATCCCAAGTGGCCTCCAACGACTCCGACTCCGAGGGGGAGGAGGCCTCGGAGTTGCCGTCCCCGGCGGGCAGGGGCGCGTACCGCCTCAGCTTCCTGGAGAAGCAGGGCAGCGAGGCCAGCGTGGAGGAGGCCCagggcagcggcagcggcagcgagGAGCAGCTGGGGGCCGGGGCCGGAGAGGGCCTGGCAGAGCAGCTTTCCGAGTTCAATACCAATCAGTGCAACAATGTGGCCGAGGTCGGACTGCCCGTCACGTGGCTCCACGGTGGGCAGATCGCAGCGGGCACCGGCCACGAGAGGCAGCCCGAGTTTGTGTAG